From the Accumulibacter sp. genome, one window contains:
- a CDS encoding ATP-binding protein, producing the protein MFDNLRKYAAAYLVAAGGLLLTCFSSWNVRQELQTSHFKEFEWAAGDRIQSVRAVTEQGLDALLEIRGLFHAAQGIDEREFLLFTDSVLKRHSYIEGLIWAPLLTSSRRVVPGTPAGAPPARRARGVAAAVPGEEPRVPVLLTASRGAAIAMPGVDLNATDELSELFRRARASGKVAVSGRMALDRGGGKVAHVIYAALPVHAPGQPRRAANAEPADPLGFVVGVYDIEELVHVAISLLEPRGVEVLVVDASAEGEAQFLHFYASRLEPRAVAAASGLLPEADEGQPRMVVTIPVGDRQWTVTCVATHTFRSAEAFTKAHWSVLLGGLVCTALLSLYLVRSRREMDSRILLTQTLYEREELFRQLAETVDVVFWAISPDAARLEYIGPAFRSIAGQQTGLDERTPAVLFDVFAADDRARLVAAVDQLRREGGHFSIVLPLAAGDQTSRWLRVCGFPVHERGVELVRIVGFLEDITEHKLAEDALRDSEARLRTLFNHSPDLIFTVDGAANILLSNRPWPHPAGAAGEKRSSLILPAEVRPDYLQRLRRVFASGRIEHLQYRATGDTWWEVRMVPISTATTVKAAMVVISDITENRKLQWQAIRSSRLASLGVLSAGIAHEINNPNHAILANAGVLARIWNDALPILDEYEQEQGDFVLGGLAFPQARQTIVRGMSDIAGNAKRIQKIVDNLKHLGKQDRGHMDEPADIGRILHAVATLLDTRIRKCTDRFALDLPDSLPLVRGNVQQLEQVFINIIVNALESLPERSRSVRVSAQAIPAEGRLIVEVADQGKGIPEDVMAQLGEPFFTTKAESGGTGLGLSISSSIVDRHGGMMRFESNADLGTTVRVDLPIATEE; encoded by the coding sequence ATGTTCGACAATCTGAGAAAGTATGCCGCCGCCTACCTGGTGGCGGCCGGTGGGCTTCTTCTGACCTGTTTCTCGTCGTGGAACGTCCGCCAGGAACTGCAGACCAGCCACTTCAAGGAGTTCGAATGGGCAGCAGGCGACCGCATCCAGTCGGTGCGGGCGGTCACCGAACAGGGACTCGATGCGCTGCTCGAGATTCGCGGGCTGTTCCACGCGGCGCAGGGAATCGACGAAAGGGAGTTCCTGCTGTTCACCGACTCCGTGCTCAAGCGGCATTCGTACATCGAGGGACTCATCTGGGCGCCCTTGCTGACCTCGTCGCGGCGGGTGGTTCCGGGAACGCCAGCGGGCGCGCCGCCGGCACGCCGTGCGCGCGGTGTGGCGGCTGCCGTTCCCGGCGAGGAGCCGCGGGTGCCGGTTCTCCTGACGGCGTCGCGCGGGGCGGCGATTGCCATGCCGGGAGTCGATCTCAACGCCACCGATGAACTGTCCGAGCTGTTTCGGCGGGCGAGGGCGAGTGGCAAGGTGGCGGTCAGTGGACGCATGGCGCTGGATCGCGGTGGCGGCAAGGTGGCGCACGTCATCTATGCCGCGCTGCCCGTGCATGCACCGGGTCAGCCGCGGCGCGCTGCCAACGCCGAGCCCGCCGACCCGTTGGGTTTCGTCGTCGGCGTCTACGACATCGAGGAACTGGTGCATGTGGCCATCAGCCTGCTCGAGCCGCGCGGCGTCGAGGTACTGGTTGTCGACGCATCAGCGGAAGGCGAAGCACAGTTCCTCCATTTCTATGCCAGCCGGCTCGAGCCACGCGCCGTTGCCGCCGCCAGCGGGCTGCTGCCGGAAGCCGATGAGGGGCAGCCACGGATGGTGGTGACGATTCCGGTGGGGGACCGGCAGTGGACGGTGACCTGTGTCGCCACGCACACCTTCCGGAGTGCCGAGGCCTTCACCAAGGCGCACTGGTCAGTGCTGCTCGGAGGTCTCGTGTGTACCGCGCTCCTCAGCCTGTATCTGGTACGCAGCCGGCGCGAAATGGACAGTCGAATCCTGCTGACGCAAACGCTCTACGAACGCGAGGAACTCTTCCGCCAACTGGCGGAGACGGTCGATGTCGTTTTCTGGGCGATCAGCCCCGACGCCGCGCGGCTTGAGTACATCGGCCCGGCGTTCAGGAGCATCGCCGGACAGCAGACTGGCCTCGACGAGCGGACGCCGGCCGTGCTGTTCGATGTCTTCGCGGCAGACGATCGCGCCAGACTCGTCGCTGCGGTCGATCAGCTGCGGCGCGAAGGAGGGCACTTCAGCATCGTGCTGCCGCTCGCCGCCGGCGATCAGACGTCGCGCTGGCTGCGGGTCTGCGGCTTTCCGGTGCACGAGCGCGGCGTCGAGCTCGTCCGTATCGTCGGCTTTCTCGAGGACATCACCGAGCACAAGCTGGCCGAGGATGCCCTGCGCGACTCGGAGGCGAGGTTGCGCACGCTCTTCAACCACTCGCCCGACCTCATCTTCACCGTCGATGGCGCGGCCAACATCCTGCTCAGCAACCGCCCCTGGCCACATCCGGCGGGTGCTGCGGGTGAGAAGCGCTCATCGCTGATCCTGCCGGCCGAAGTGCGTCCGGACTATCTGCAGAGACTGCGGCGGGTCTTCGCCAGCGGGCGGATCGAACATCTGCAGTATCGCGCCACGGGCGACACCTGGTGGGAGGTGCGGATGGTCCCGATCAGCACGGCGACGACGGTGAAGGCGGCGATGGTGGTGATCAGCGACATCACCGAGAACCGCAAGCTGCAGTGGCAGGCGATTCGCAGTTCCCGGCTCGCTTCGCTGGGCGTGCTGTCGGCCGGCATCGCGCACGAGATCAACAACCCCAACCATGCCATTCTGGCGAACGCCGGCGTACTGGCGCGGATCTGGAACGACGCCTTGCCGATTCTCGACGAGTACGAGCAGGAGCAGGGGGACTTCGTACTCGGCGGGTTGGCCTTCCCGCAGGCACGCCAGACGATCGTCCGCGGCATGAGTGACATCGCCGGGAACGCCAAGCGGATCCAGAAGATCGTCGACAACCTCAAGCATCTCGGCAAGCAGGATCGCGGCCACATGGACGAGCCGGCGGACATCGGCCGGATCCTGCACGCCGTCGCGACGCTGCTCGACACCCGGATCAGGAAATGCACCGACCGCTTCGCGCTCGACCTGCCGGATTCGCTGCCGCTGGTGCGGGGCAACGTGCAGCAACTCGAACAGGTGTTCATCAACATCATCGTCAACGCGCTCGAGTCGCTGCCGGAGCGCAGCCGTTCGGTCCGCGTCTCGGCGCAGGCGATCCCGGCGGAAGGCCGGCTGATCGTCGAGGTGGCGGACCAGGGAAAGGGAATTCCCGAGGACGTGATGGCGCAGCTCGGCGAGCCGTTCTTCACCACCAAGGCGGAGAGTGGTGGCACCGGGCTCGGACTTTCGATCTCGTCGTCGATCGTCGACAGGCACGGTGGGATGATGCGCTTCGAATCCAACGCCGACCTCGGAACGACGGTCCGCGTCGATCTGCCGATTGCCACGGAGGAGTGA